A stretch of DNA from Tachysurus vachellii isolate PV-2020 chromosome 4, HZAU_Pvac_v1, whole genome shotgun sequence:
TGTCCAACTGAGCCAGCTGTATAATCTGATCCCGAGCTGAAGACAGCGGTTACTGCAGGTTATGGATCATTTCCTCCTTGGCGATGAGGTGTGTGGTTTTGTTGACGAGAGACATGAGGGAGTTGAGTTTATGGGACCAGTCGTTCAGCAAGTCGTTGGGGTCTTTGGGCCTCTGGAAGTTGATGATGCCTGCCAGACGGTCCACTTTGGCGTAGATGGTCTTGTTCACCACCAGATTAGACAGGAACGCCTCGGACTCCTACAGAGAGCGGATGAATGGGATTTGTAGGAAAACGAGAATAGAGTTTTACATAAGTACTAAAGTACGAAACTAAAAATAATCTGCCATCCAAGTACCTGGAAATCAGCTGTTATTATAGAAAGAGATCGGTGGatatcgtgtttttttttttttttaaaacttaccTTTTTTCGAATAATTACAAACTCTCAGGAAGCAATTGTTTCAAACGCTAAATTTTGTACttctttaaaaatctgtttaaaacatacacttaagggttttttttaagagactaaaaataaaagcacattttgacaaagatttaataaaaataaaataaaaaaaaatccatagcAGAACTTACATCGATGGAAAGGTCGAGAAGGTCAGCCATCCTTTTCATCATGATTCGTGTGTAATACTTAGCCATAATTCTTATGTTCTAAAAGAGATCGAAAGCAGCAGATATTTATGACTGCAATGAGAAAAGTCGAACAGTTTCCAGACTATAAGTCATGTTTTAGTTTCTTTGATAAAGACTGTAACTAGGAATAAACACCTCAGTGAAGGCTGTTCATCAAAAATAATTCACTTTgttgtggcaatggcatcagTCCCGCACTATTTGACTTCTTATTAATTCAAGCATTACGAGTTGCATCTATTAAAGAAAAATTGCTACAACTTACATGCTCTACCACTCGGTTTTTCAGGTCCTGCCATCTCTTTTCTCCCTCCTCGGTGTGGGTGAAGACGTCAGTGGCAGGGCTGTCAGGAGAGCCATCACGTAGCTCTTTCCCATAATCCTCCACCAGTGAGGACCAGCGCATCAGCTCCATGGTAGTGAACTGCTTCAGGAGGTCCCTGCAGGAAAAAGACAGCTTTTTTTAGCAAACGGACGACGAACACGTAGGCGTCCGCTGTTCCCAACTTTGTATCTTAAATGTGCAGtaattgagagaaaaaaatgtttcagaaagAAAGGACTGATCATTTTCTAAAACGAAATGTCCCTATGTCTGAGAATAATGACAAATGCCACATTTACTTGTATTTAGGAATTTCTTCCAGTTTCTTGTCTGTGCTGATCCGATGGACCAGATCGGACTGTTCGTTGTCGTACGGAGACAGAACCACGTAGAGCACCACACTCTTCAGGGCCTGGAACACAACACATAGTGGAGAGGAAAgactgtgtgtaaaatgaatCTCTGCTCAAGAGATTAATTAAAGCTACCTAAAGTAATCCTTTCATAAATCCATATAATTTACAATGTCATACGTTTCAGTTAAATTATTCTAGCTGCTGCTCTTGGTCTATGAAGTTGTACTGCACATAACAGTACTGCCAGACTGAAAGAGCTCCTGATTGCAGCTGTAATGAATTACCTGCTGCCACTTGGAGCTGTCCTCCAGGATGCAGGGGGTGTCGTAAATGGCCCGGTAGTGTTTGCATATGGAGAGGTAAGAGCCTTCATGCTGATCCACTTGAATCATCAGATTGTAGTACTTCAGTTTCGACTCCTAAGAACAATACAGCGAGACAGGTTGGGAacggaaaaaaagaaaaaaataatagtctTTCATAAATCACAAGAAAAATATTACAGGCAAGAAATACTCAGTTaatgtgggtatgtgtgtgtgtgtacatatacacacacacaaacacacacacacacatatacacacaaaagcacactcttctctctgtggtccagttctgatgctcacatgacCACTTTCATCAGTAAACGGGGTCAACATGGGCACACTGTCTAGTCTGCTGCTATGCTGCCTCGTACGCAACAAACTGTGATGCACTTTTTATTCTGACACCTTTCCATCAGAACCAGCATTAACATTTGTGCAACATTAGCACGTTTGTTGGATCGGATCACACGGGTCAGCCTTGGCTCCCCACGTGCATCAGTGAGCCTTGGCCGCCTACGTCCCTGTCACCAATTCACCACTGTTCCTTCCTTGGACTACTTTTGATAGATACTGACCACTCCAGACAGGGGACCCCCTAAAACAGCTGTAGtcttggagatgctctgacccagtcgtcTAGCCACAAGTTGGCCATTTTCAAACTCACTCAAATCCCTACAAAATTAAGGACAaaatgttcacttgctgcctgaAATATCCCagagataatcagtgttattcacttcacctgtcataACGTTATgcctgtttagtgtgtgtgtgtgtgtgtgtacacatatgaatgaataaatgaatgggggcattgaagcctttattatcgccgcATATGCATTACAGCagagtggaattcttttcttcgaaTATCCTAACTTATGAGGTCGGGGTTGGCTACGATACAGCGCCTGTAGAGCAGCACCCCTTAGAACAAgctgcagcttggcagtgctgggccttgaaccctgatccttcaatcaacaacccagagccttaaccacttgagctccTATATTTATATAAGTGACCTAATACATAACTAACCTACCTAACAGTGCTGTATAGTATTTTGCTGATTGGAATCCAAGAAATgtatttgaaagaaaagaaactgaatTCAATCTATACTGAAGCAGAGGTAAACGGTCACCAGCGTGCTCCCGTCACACCTTCAGTGTGCTCTTCACTTTTACACCGTGTTGTAATCGCGTGGGCGTCTCAGCTCTCACCTCAGTGCCTTCCTCCTTAAAGAATTTGGTGTTGATCTTCTTGCTGATGATCTGGGTTCGGATGTAGTCTTTAACAGCTATACACAGCCTCATCTGCTCCAAGATGAACTCcaccttctctttcttctccatAGAGCCGTACGTTTCCACCTGCGAGGGAAAGGCAGAGGTTACGGTTTTATGCGTGTGCGTCACTAATTCAGCGAAAACAAAACACTATCTTAATCAAATCGACAGTTATACAGAAGAAGATCTACACATTACATTAGGCTGCAgggtgtgtgggcatgtgtgcgTTAACAGGTTGCAATTATTGCGACACGAACCTTTATCATGCTGTTTGATGACATCAGTAACTTGTACTGTACTAGAATGATAATTGTTTACTTTGTGATGGTTTTGTCCACAAACAGCTTGCTCTTAGGATTTCTTCCTCACGTTCTCtcaggggattttttttttcttggtttgcACATTAGGGAACTAAATCTATACCTGAAACTTTAGCCgtgtcccaaatgacatacTATACACTGCAGtagtaatacagtagtaaagtAATCGGTTTTACTAAACAAAAGCAACCTTCTCGGTCAATCTATGTAATGTGATGCTGCTAGCTTTAGCAAAATACTAATTTAAAAGATGTTTGTAAAATGTCTTGACCATCGGAGTGTCTTTTTGTTACTTACACTATTTAGCCTACTacatagaaatgtatttatttcatactACATAGAAATTACAGTTGGAACTGGGCTAATGATTGTAACTGATTTATTTGTAGATTTATTGACTAATAAAGCTTAATAACAAGAAGTAATAGAAAGCCCAAAAACTCACCTGCAGCTCCTGCAGAATGGACGCAGCTTCTTTAATCTCACCGCTCTGCTCTTTAATGCCGGCCAGCGTCTTCGTGAGTCTCGCACGCTCGATCTCAACATAAATCTGGACAGGACAACACAAAAGATTATTACAACATTAGTTTTCATTAGGAGAAGCCTGGAGCCTGGATGAAGGACCGACCTTTCCGGCAGTAACGGTTCTGAGAGTGTCGATGAGCCTCAGTTTGACAGTCAGGTCACTGGCAGTGTCCACGTACTTGTAACACTCCTGCACCATCTTGGCCACAGCCTGCAAAGAAACCACGAGCACTGAAGTATTAGCGAAAATGCAATAATCGAATaaattcatcatttatttaaagaattatACCTTATTGACTCTCCTGGAACACAAGCTCCTAACCAAGCTCGTGTGCAGTAAATCTCACCTGCTTCAGCTGACTGCGCCTCTTCGATAACAACATGATGTTCTCGTTGAGAGCGTCCCAGTCTTTTGCCTCGTAGCACATCTGCACGATGGCCACCAAGATCCTGGATGTGGACACCATGTCCGAAGCCTGGAAAGAAATCCATGTTCAAATAAAGGGCTTATTCTGGGTGTGTTTTTGTCATATTGCAGACAAGCAAAACTAAGTTAATTATGCAcatgaaattattaaaaattattaaaatatttagacTGACCGTCCTGGTTTGCTTCTCCAGAGACAGAAGATTCTCGACAGCTTCCTGAAGCCGCCCTTCCTGCACACACGGGGTTACGGTAAGAGGTGAATTTTGCAGTGAGTTTTTCTGAACCAAGGTAACAATGCAACCTCCTCAATGAACctctaaaaaaatctttaccaGACAACTTGGCATGGTTTGAAGTGGATACTTACAGAAATGTCAAGCAGACTTTATAATATAGTTTACAGCATTATTGCCAATTTGCCATCAGTCTCAATTACAACTGGTCAGATCATGGTGATATCCACATTTGTGTCTTCTATGTTTGTAATGTTGTTGGATGTTAATGTGGCTTCcttgagtgcaaaacaaattcccTTCGGGGCAATAAAGGTTTCAATCAATACCACAGCATGGTTATATGCTTAAAAAAGCACCCTCAGACATCTGCTCCAGCCGTAGCATGAACGATAGGTTAATAgtaatgcacttgttctaatacatagtctaaaacaaataatacacgtgtttattaacaaaataaaacttactAATACTGATTAGGAGACAGATACTGAATATTAAGCAGTTCAAAACAGTTCAACTTTCCCAGCTTATGAAATCTTCAGGACAAAGAAGATTATACCTTCTGGTTTCTTGgtaaaaagacagagaaagattgCAAGAGAGAGACCACGAGAAAGAGAtagactgtataaaaaaaaaagagagacagcaagaggccacaagaaagagagagagacagacagcagaaaaagagagaaagttgGGCCGCAAAAAAGGtaagagagactgtgtgtgtgagagagacagaccacccaagagaaagagaaagacagaccacccaaaagagacagacagacagaccacccgatagagagacagacagaccacccgagagagacagacagacagaccacccaagagagagagagagagacagacagaccacccgagagagagagagagacagaccacccgagagagagagagacagacagaccacccaagagagagagagagagacagaccacccgagagagagagagacagacagaccacccgagagagagagagacagacaggccacccgagagagagagagacagacagaccacccgagagagagagagacagacagaccacccgagagagagagagagacagacaggccacccgagagagagagagagagagacagacaggccacccgagagagagagagacagacaggccacccgagagagagagagacagacagaccacccgagagagagagagacagacagaccacccgagagagagagagacagacaggccacccgagagagagagagacagacaggccacccgagagagagagagacagacaggccacccgagagagagagagacagacagaccacccgagagagagagacagacagacagaccacccgagagagagagagacagacagacagaccacccgagagagagagagacagacaggccacccgagagagagagagacagacagaccacccgagagagagagacagacagacagaccacccgagagagagagagacagacagacagaccacccgagagagagagagacagacagacagaccacccgagagagagagagacagacagacagaccacccgagagagagagagacagacagaccacccgagagagagagagacagacagacagaccacccgagagacagacagacagacagaccacccgagagacagacagggagagagaaaaagaaaaaaagaaagagagagagagagagagagagagagagagagagagagagagagagagagaaagaaagagagcgagagagagagaaagaaagatcacATCATAAACAGCagctttattaatatttttaaaagttcAATTATCTAACATATGTCGCAAAACACAAGCAAATATCGGACACATTTGGTTTTTGTTGcctaatttttattataaaaatataagagtTATTTTCGTTTTCTTTCTTCTGCTACAGTCGTTACATTACGGGTTTATTCGGCTTGCTAACAAGCTGAGGtttagctagcattagcattaagCTAGTATACTCTACGGTATTTAccctaaaatgtaaatatataggATCATTTAGCTGTATTAAgtttgtaataatgtttatataaactGAAAACAGGACGCAGTATAGaataaagagaagagagagctgTGAGAGCTAATAATCGGTGTTGCTGTATCATGACTCAGCCGCACTGCTCAAACCGTCACACTCACTTTAGCTAATTTCTCGCACTCGGGCAGCCGCTGGTCTACAGTCGCGCTGTAGTCAATTTCCATCTTCACCATTTTCCCATCTGATCTCTCAGCCCTTTCGTCCGACATGTTGACGTTtcttttaacaacaacaaactctTAAATCCAGTTATTCGCTTTCACTGAAACGCCGCTAACATCAGCTGCTAACTTCCGTTGCTTTAATCTCCGTCGTCAAACCACCGGAAGCACTTCATCAGAAGTATCTCGAGCTCGAGCGCCGTCTAGTAGCTCGGAAGCTAACGccatattatgttttttttttttgacactgtTTGACAGCCGCGATGTCAAGTCGTTGTCCCtaaagctttttattattttttcccccctgtcGACTTCTTATTTAGGTCGGGGAACTACATACGATGATAATCAAACGTAAAAAGTGTTTAGGCTGATATTAAGAATTCGGCCGAGAcgcttttgtttgttgttaaagAAAGCTCGCGCGCTAGCCGTGAACTTCCTTCAAGCGATTTTGAATAAGGAAGTAGCTCAATTAGCTTAGCCTAGCCTAGcctagccagctagctagctCTCGATATGTAAACATCTCAAATGGAGGGTGTGTCcgagtgaattttttttttttcctgattattTTAAAGAGATCATTTTTGGGGAGAATGGGCGACGCGGCGAAAGTTCAGCGTCGGGAGCAGTTAAAACGCTGGAACGGCTCGACTACAGACCGAGAACCGGCCGCGCCGAGGAGACGCTGGCGGGATGTAGAGGAGGATGGACgggaagatggagagaaaacaCAGGACGCAGACGGCCAACGACCTGGCCGGCAACACATCAAAAGAAGGTGacttaattattaataactaataagAATGTTTTCTTCACGTTGATTAAACACAACCACGCCTTTTCAGTGTTGCTCAATAGCTACCTTTCTTACTCATCACAATCGGAAGTCATAGAGCAGTTACAGTCTAATGCATGAGGTAGAACATGAACAGTGGAACTTACATAACTTTTTTCCTCTATAATACTCTGTCTGACTTCTCATAAACTCAGATTTACTCTATAGAGATATAAAGATAGACAGCTGTCCATTATATAAGGTGATTAGTTCTTTTCCCTGATGAAGATTTGTTCCAGTGGTTTGGATATTATTACTTACAAACCAGTTGTACCTCACTTTTTAagtttgtatatgtttatgtaaTGAATATATTCATTTTGAGGGAGGAATTTATGTAAGATGGTGGTTATGTAACAGACACCTTCCAGAGAAGTGTTTTATCAGCTCAGGGCTGTTCAATGCCTGAGAATCGCTTCCTCAGTCTGATCAAGATCATGATTTTTTACGATCTTGAAGCACTGTACGTCAGAAGAAAAAGgaatatatatttcattcattcattcattcatcttctaccgcttatccgaactattctcgggtcacggggagcctgtgcccaacccaggcgtcattgggcatcaaggcaggatacaccctggacggagtgccaacccatcacagggcacacacacacaccctcattcactacggacaattttccagagatgccaatcaacctaccatgcatgtctttggaccgggggaggaaacccccgaggcacggggagaacatgcaaactccacacacacaaggcggaggcgggaatcgaacccccaaccctggaggtgtgaggcgaacgtgctaaccactaagccacagtgcccccggAATATATATTTAGAGTGGTGTAATGTTTAGTTAACGCTAACCCTTAAGCTATAAGCCTTCCACTTGAAGAAGTCAGATGGCACCCAGTGATGATCGTGCAGTACTTTGTCACCATCGACACCGCTGACGGTTGATAAAGATATGTACAACATTAATCCGAAAAAACACACCATCTCCTCATCTACCATATTGACCTCGTTAACACCGGACGGTGTAAAAACACTCTCACTAAACTCTTGGTATATCCCGACAGAAACTGGCTGTTCTGAAGAACTGTCAAGCACTTCCAAAAGGAATCAAAGGACATTAACAAGAGGCACATAGAACAAGATTTTAGAGTCCTGACTAGGGTATAACACGATGAGCAATAACAAACAATATTCAAAGAGTGCAGtacaaaacaaacttttttatttgtaaagcacaCACTTAAGTTATGGGATGTGTTCCCCATAGAAGTCACTGCAAAGGAgtatgttactatagaaataataacttaattattattaagttaataTGCGACGCATTGATATGAGCCTTTGATGTGCAGCTGGcactattgtcagagctgctgtaataGAAAATCAAGCAAATGCTTCTGACCATTCAGAATCGAGAAGTCAGCAGCACTGTGATatgaaaatgatataataaataataaaattcttttaaaatttgGTGATCGAGCTAATAAAGTCGaagcctcacagctccagtcgAGAGCCAAATGATATTAAAAGTGAACCTTTTTTATCTTCCTGTATTTACATTGGTTTAGGTGTTTGTCGTGCCTAATTTTCCAAAGATAATAGATCTAGGAATGTATTTACAGACACAGAGTCAGGAAACTTTACCAATCATACCGTCTTTTCAGAGTTCTCACCAGGTTTCTCTTGTAAACTCTTATTGTCAACTCAGCGTACCCTAATAGGGTTCAGGTCAGAGGACTATGGTTGCCATGTCAAAATCCTGATTCTGCAGCCTGTGAATCATTGTATGTTCTGGAAAATTCAATCATGAGTCAGCTTTAACTTCCTGGCAGAAGCATTCAGATATTCTccttgtctccttgtacttcaTGGAGTCCATGATGTCATGCGTTTGTGTGGAAAACACTGCCACAGATGCTTCTGTGCAAACTGAGGAGCATTACACTTGTGTAATCTTCCacgtagttttttttttacagctctaGTTGGTTCAATCGTCATAATTATTGGCTCAGAAATGTTTATAGGGACTTTCGggtatgtagatattttgatGGCTAGTCCCTGAATGTCAACTAACTGGTGAATGACTAAGGCAATTTGGGCTGTGAGTCAGGGATTGTTGAAGGAAGTATATTATATCAGCAAAGGTTTGTGACCCTCATACCCATACAAGCTCGTTGACCATCACATTCCAGATTTAGCCCCTGCAGTtctaataagctccactcttctgggaaagcTTTGGAATTTTTGCCTTTTCAGCCACAAGAACATTAGTggggtcaggcactgatgttggatgaGGAACAGACAGTAATCTAATTAATCTCAaaagtgttctgtggggatgaGGTCAGAGCTCtt
This window harbors:
- the psmd12 gene encoding 26S proteasome non-ATPase regulatory subunit 12, producing MSDERAERSDGKMVKMEIDYSATVDQRLPECEKLAKEGRLQEAVENLLSLEKQTRTASDMVSTSRILVAIVQMCYEAKDWDALNENIMLLSKRRSQLKQAVAKMVQECYKYVDTASDLTVKLRLIDTLRTVTAGKIYVEIERARLTKTLAGIKEQSGEIKEAASILQELQVETYGSMEKKEKVEFILEQMRLCIAVKDYIRTQIISKKINTKFFKEEGTEESKLKYYNLMIQVDQHEGSYLSICKHYRAIYDTPCILEDSSKWQQALKSVVLYVVLSPYDNEQSDLVHRISTDKKLEEIPKYKDLLKQFTTMELMRWSSLVEDYGKELRDGSPDSPATDVFTHTEEGEKRWQDLKNRVVEHNIRIMAKYYTRIMMKRMADLLDLSIDESEAFLSNLVVNKTIYAKVDRLAGIINFQRPKDPNDLLNDWSHKLNSLMSLVNKTTHLIAKEEMIHNLQ